A stretch of Chlamydiales bacterium DNA encodes these proteins:
- a CDS encoding ATP-dependent Clp protease proteolytic subunit has product MPRAHEESEVNLKKPSSVEDKIDEALLKERRIFFCEAVDEKSANNAIRRLWYLELIDPGKPILFVINSPGGSIDAGFAVWDQVKMITSPVTTLVTGLAASMGSILSLCAAPGRRFATPNSRIMIHQPSIHAVVRGQATDLDIQAKELLKTRAAIVDVYVDATGKDAKTIEKALDRDTWMSAEEALKFGLLDKIVLSYKEI; this is encoded by the coding sequence AGGATAAGATCGATGAGGCTCTGCTTAAAGAGCGCCGCATCTTTTTCTGCGAAGCGGTGGATGAGAAGAGCGCAAATAATGCGATTCGACGCCTCTGGTATCTAGAACTCATCGATCCAGGCAAGCCTATTCTTTTCGTCATCAACTCTCCAGGCGGGTCGATCGATGCGGGCTTTGCTGTCTGGGATCAGGTGAAGATGATCACCTCCCCTGTTACAACGCTTGTAACCGGCCTTGCAGCTTCCATGGGTTCGATCCTGAGCCTCTGCGCTGCACCAGGAAGACGTTTTGCAACGCCAAACTCGCGCATCATGATTCACCAGCCTTCTATTCACGCTGTTGTAAGAGGGCAGGCAACAGATCTCGATATCCAGGCAAAAGAACTACTTAAAACACGCGCGGCAATTGTCGATGTCTATGTCGATGCAACCGGCAAAGACGCTAAGACGATCGAAAAAGCGCTCGATAGAGACACTTGGATGAGCGCAGAAGAGGCATTAAAATTCGGCCTCTTAGACAAGATCGTCCTCTCGTATAAAGAAATCTAA
- a CDS encoding diaminopimelate epimerase: MISFSKYHGAGNDFIVVDDREQRFPLLEKELISRLCNRHTGIGADGLILLQPSQKAQIRMRIFNADGGEAEMCGNGIRCLFHFARSINACEKRAEIETMASTLLCTQEEGELISVLHPIPQLISRDLLVQERLFDLVDSGVPHALHLVKDIHEVEVDGVGRRVRHDPQFFPGGTNVTFVQPHLEKGLLLVRTYERGVEGETQACGTAAVAAAFIASKKLSAPRKLKVQTLSKVIFETELKEKGVELKGPAELIFEGKFETGRSYP; the protein is encoded by the coding sequence ATGATTTCCTTTTCCAAATATCATGGAGCGGGAAATGACTTTATCGTCGTGGATGATCGCGAGCAGAGGTTTCCTCTGCTCGAAAAAGAGCTGATTTCGCGCCTCTGCAATCGGCACACTGGCATCGGAGCCGATGGTCTCATCCTTCTCCAACCCTCTCAAAAAGCCCAGATCAGGATGCGCATCTTCAACGCCGACGGCGGAGAGGCTGAGATGTGCGGCAATGGTATCCGCTGTCTTTTTCACTTCGCTCGCAGCATAAACGCTTGTGAAAAGAGAGCCGAAATCGAAACCATGGCCTCAACCCTTTTGTGCACTCAAGAGGAGGGAGAGTTAATCTCGGTCCTCCACCCGATTCCACAACTCATCTCACGCGACCTCCTTGTTCAAGAGAGGCTCTTTGATCTGGTAGATAGCGGAGTTCCGCACGCCCTGCATCTTGTCAAAGACATTCATGAAGTTGAAGTCGATGGAGTTGGGAGAAGGGTCCGCCACGATCCTCAATTCTTCCCAGGCGGAACCAATGTGACCTTCGTTCAGCCTCACCTAGAAAAGGGGCTGCTCCTTGTGCGCACCTATGAGCGAGGCGTTGAAGGGGAGACGCAGGCTTGCGGAACGGCCGCAGTCGCAGCAGCATTTATCGCATCCAAAAAGCTTTCAGCCCCGCGTAAATTAAAAGTCCAAACTCTGTCAAAAGTCATTTTTGAAACAGAGCTAAAAGAAAAAGGCGTGGAACTGAAGGGGCCAGCTGAGCTAATCTTTGAGGGAAAATTTGAAACTGGAAGGAGCTATCCATGA
- the ald gene encoding alanine dehydrogenase, whose protein sequence is MIIGIPKEIKNHEYRVGATPEMVKILIGAGHEVWVQTQAGNAIGFTDEMYKKAGAKIVSSAKELYTAEMIIKVKEPQQSEFPLLKEGQLLFCYLHLAPDPEQTKALLERKVVAIAYETVTDAQQRLPLLIPMSEIAGRIAIQVGATTLQMAGGGRGVLLGGVPGVAPGKVVVLGGGIVGTQAARMALGLGADVSIIDVNLNRLRELDSIYGPALKTLYSTPVVIEEAISQADLVVGAVLVPGKLAPRLVTKAMLKKMMPGSVIVDVAIDQGGCVETARPTTHSEPTYVVDGVVHYCVTNMPGGCARTATQALTNATLPYALKIASKGYKKAIQEDPGLMLGLNVCLGRVTNPYVAQDLGYEYHDPRKFLD, encoded by the coding sequence ATGATTATTGGGATCCCAAAAGAGATTAAGAATCACGAGTACCGAGTAGGCGCAACTCCAGAAATGGTGAAGATCCTCATCGGAGCAGGCCATGAAGTCTGGGTGCAAACACAGGCTGGTAATGCGATCGGCTTCACCGATGAGATGTATAAGAAAGCTGGTGCAAAGATCGTATCCAGCGCAAAAGAGCTCTATACCGCCGAAATGATCATCAAAGTGAAAGAGCCTCAGCAGAGCGAATTCCCCCTCCTGAAAGAAGGACAGCTCCTCTTCTGTTACCTCCACCTCGCTCCTGATCCAGAACAGACAAAAGCCCTCCTTGAGAGAAAAGTGGTGGCAATCGCTTACGAAACAGTAACCGACGCTCAGCAGCGCCTCCCTCTTCTCATCCCCATGAGTGAGATCGCGGGAAGAATTGCAATTCAAGTCGGCGCAACAACCCTACAGATGGCTGGCGGCGGCAGAGGCGTTCTCCTCGGCGGCGTACCAGGTGTGGCCCCAGGAAAAGTCGTCGTTTTAGGCGGCGGTATTGTCGGAACTCAGGCAGCGAGAATGGCCCTCGGCCTCGGCGCTGATGTTTCGATCATCGATGTGAACTTAAACCGTCTGCGCGAACTCGACTCTATCTATGGCCCAGCTCTTAAAACTCTCTACTCTACTCCAGTAGTGATCGAAGAGGCGATAAGCCAAGCAGACCTCGTTGTCGGCGCGGTTCTTGTCCCAGGAAAACTGGCTCCTAGACTGGTCACCAAAGCGATGTTAAAGAAGATGATGCCAGGCTCTGTGATCGTCGACGTGGCGATCGATCAGGGCGGCTGCGTTGAGACAGCAAGACCTACGACCCACTCGGAGCCTACATATGTGGTAGATGGCGTTGTGCACTACTGCGTGACCAACATGCCAGGCGGCTGCGCAAGAACCGCAACTCAAGCTCTTACAAATGCAACTCTTCCCTATGCGCTAAAGATCGCCTCTAAAGGGTATAAAAAAGCGATTCAGGAAGATCCAGGTCTGATGCTCGGGTTAAATGTCTGCTTAGGGCGTGTGACCAATCCCTATGTTGCGCAAGATCTAGGGTATGAGTACCATGATCCTCGCAAATTCTTAGACTAA